In the genome of Populus trichocarpa isolate Nisqually-1 chromosome 6, P.trichocarpa_v4.1, whole genome shotgun sequence, one region contains:
- the LOC7471563 gene encoding protein TIFY 8 isoform X1, which yields MAVVLTMAQQSKNNNANSSHNNSVYVNNSTATSQQQQKQDLKAMFHDFLGMKGTTDSPVVLAPKNKDGSPSASASLGASSGGGRGPLSSTSDLASERQAGNHLEGIPFYGPRSDISGPEISNRLAGSKRSNSDSAFTGSRDGIPQMAHDSIESLHLMKMLKNGGGRERPRRSNDDEVFYGMQPMRPSSASLILQPSAGSRLDANVSKQDRSIPMGIGAYPPRGGQFVPFTHQVPTNRFRDTNAGPSIVSQSAADEGSRTGIKGPGILSSINAGSGISEKNSSRGLPSGGKPKTGIHISEPESSNPSSRQGLTSASRQMTIFYGGQAHVFDDVHPNKADVIMALAGSNGGSWSTTYSPKPTASQGSESYMTSGGEYELRGRLSVTGNATRGVGSSDRISTPTGGHHGSIVIAKERRNAVQAGEPSNEEK from the exons ATGGCAGTAGTATTGACAATGGCACAACAAAGCAAGAACAACAATGCCAACAGTAGCCATAATAATAGTGTTTATGTAAACAACAGTACTGCAACAAGCCAACAGCAACAAAAACAAGATTTGAAGGCAATGTTTCATGATTTCTTGGGCATGAAAGGAACTACAGATTCACCAGTTGTTTTAGctccaaaaaataaagatgggtctccttctgcttctgcttcacTTGGAGCTTCTTCTGGTGGTGGCCGTGGACCTCTCTCTTCTACCTCTGATCTAGCTTCTG AAAGGCAGGCTGGAAATCATCTTGAGGGGATTCCATTTTATGGTCCAAGGAGTGATATTTCTGGTCCTGAGATAAGCAACAGATTAGCAGGAAGTAAGCGGAGCAATTCAGATTCTGCCTTTACAGGATCAAGGGATGGGATTCCACAAATGGCTCATGATTCCATCGAGAGCCTGCATTTGATGAAG ATGCTAAAAAATGGAGGTGGCAGAGAACGGCCTAGAAGGTCCAACGATGACGAGGTTTTCTATGGTATGCAGCCAATGAGGCCGAGTTCTGCATCTCTCATACTGCAACCTTCTGCTGGCAGTAGACTTGATGCCAACGTTTCCAAACAAGATCGATCCATTCCCATGGGGATAGGTGCATATCCTCCGCGTGGCGGTCAATTTGTTCCTTTTACGCATCAAGTTCCCACAAACAGATTCAGAGACACAAATGCTGGTCCTTCAATTGTCTCACAATCTGCTGCCGATGAAGGATCCAGAACTGGAATCAAAGGCCCTGGAATTCTGAGTTCTATAAATGCTGGCAGCGGTATCTCTGAGAAAAATTCATCCAGAGGGCTGCCTAGTGGTGGCAAACCCAAGACTGGGATTCATATTTCAGAGCCAGAATCTTCAAATCCTTCAAG TCGGCAGGGTTTAACATCTGCCAGCCGCCAGATGACTATATTTTATGGTGGTCAAGCTCATGTTTTTGATGATGTTCACCCAAACAAG GCAGATGTTATAATGGCCCTGGCAGGTTCAAACGGAGGATCATGGTCAACAACCTACTCACCAAAACCTACTGCAAGTCAAGGTAGTGAAAGTTACATGACCAGCGGCGGGGAATATGAACTCCGTGGGAGGCTATCCGTCACCGGCAATGCTACCCGGGGAGTTGGCTCTAGTGATCGAATCTCTACACCAACAG GAGGTCATCATGGCAGCATTGTAATAGCTAAAGAGAGGAGAAACGCAGTTCAGGCAGGCGAACCCAGTAATGAGGAGAAATGA
- the LOC7471563 gene encoding protein TIFY 8 isoform X2, which produces MAVVLTMAQQSKNNNANSSHNNSVYVNNSTATSQQQQKQDLKAMFHDFLGMKGTTDSPVVLAPKNKDGSPSASASLGASSGGGRGPLSSTSDLASERQAGNHLEGIPFYGPRSDISGPEISNRLAGSKRSNSDSAFTGSRDGIPQMAHDSIESLHLMKMLKNGGGRERPRRSNDDEVFYGMQPMRPSSASLILQPSAGSRLDANVSKQDRSIPMGIGAYPPRGGQFVPFTHQVPTNRFRDTNAGPSIVSQSAADEGSRTGIKGPGILSSINAGSGISEKNSSRGLPSGGKPKTGIHISEPESSNPSSRQGLTSASRQMTIFYGGQAHVFDDVHPNKMARYTSRLELRVDLVEYMLKVAEFSFELIYHIQWQENVTELQTDA; this is translated from the exons ATGGCAGTAGTATTGACAATGGCACAACAAAGCAAGAACAACAATGCCAACAGTAGCCATAATAATAGTGTTTATGTAAACAACAGTACTGCAACAAGCCAACAGCAACAAAAACAAGATTTGAAGGCAATGTTTCATGATTTCTTGGGCATGAAAGGAACTACAGATTCACCAGTTGTTTTAGctccaaaaaataaagatgggtctccttctgcttctgcttcacTTGGAGCTTCTTCTGGTGGTGGCCGTGGACCTCTCTCTTCTACCTCTGATCTAGCTTCTG AAAGGCAGGCTGGAAATCATCTTGAGGGGATTCCATTTTATGGTCCAAGGAGTGATATTTCTGGTCCTGAGATAAGCAACAGATTAGCAGGAAGTAAGCGGAGCAATTCAGATTCTGCCTTTACAGGATCAAGGGATGGGATTCCACAAATGGCTCATGATTCCATCGAGAGCCTGCATTTGATGAAG ATGCTAAAAAATGGAGGTGGCAGAGAACGGCCTAGAAGGTCCAACGATGACGAGGTTTTCTATGGTATGCAGCCAATGAGGCCGAGTTCTGCATCTCTCATACTGCAACCTTCTGCTGGCAGTAGACTTGATGCCAACGTTTCCAAACAAGATCGATCCATTCCCATGGGGATAGGTGCATATCCTCCGCGTGGCGGTCAATTTGTTCCTTTTACGCATCAAGTTCCCACAAACAGATTCAGAGACACAAATGCTGGTCCTTCAATTGTCTCACAATCTGCTGCCGATGAAGGATCCAGAACTGGAATCAAAGGCCCTGGAATTCTGAGTTCTATAAATGCTGGCAGCGGTATCTCTGAGAAAAATTCATCCAGAGGGCTGCCTAGTGGTGGCAAACCCAAGACTGGGATTCATATTTCAGAGCCAGAATCTTCAAATCCTTCAAG TCGGCAGGGTTTAACATCTGCCAGCCGCCAGATGACTATATTTTATGGTGGTCAAGCTCATGTTTTTGATGATGTTCACCCAAACAAG ATGGCCAGATACACCTCACGGCTCGAGTTAAGAGTTGACTTGGTTGAATACATGTTGAAAGTAGCAGAATTctcttttgaattaatttatcatatacAATGGCAAGAAAACGTAACAGAGCTACAAACTGACGCCTAG
- the LOC7495744 gene encoding pentatricopeptide repeat-containing protein At5g11310, mitochondrial: MKSSLINFHKNTTLLYVFLTTRKPPHNRHFSAVSSAESWLAVQGNPLIKWPHNPNLAPSPSADQQNSSPTSNSNPNYHQNDFFTLCNILKDPKIQLGPSLRTALDRTGIEPELGLIQSVFDHFDSSPKLLHSVFLWAEKKPGFQSSAALFNSMVNFLGKAREFGSAWCLLLDRIGGNEGGDLVSSDTFAILIRRYTRAGMSEAAIRTFEYASSLDLIHNSEAGTSLFEILLDSLCKEGHVRVATDYFDRKVEKDPCWVPSVRIYNILLNGWFRSRKLKHAERLWLEMKKKNVKPSVVTYGTLVEGYSRMRRVERAIELVDEMKREGIKSNAIVYNPIIDALAEAGRFKEVLGMMEHFFLCEEGPTISTYNSLVKGYCKAGDLVGASKILKMMISREVFPTPTTYNYFFRHFSKCRKIEEGMNLYTKMIESGYTPDRLTYHLLLKMLCEEERLDLAVQISKEMRARGCDMDLATSTMFTHLLCKMQRFEEAFAEFEDMLRRGIVPQYLTFHRLNDEFRKQGLTELARRLCKLMSSVSHSKNLPNTYNVDRDASRHARRKSILQKAGVMSEILKTCNDPRELVKHRSSSQNPESSANQLIEDIKKRAKT; this comes from the exons TCGTCTCTCATTAACTTCCACAAAAACACAACTCtactttatgtatttttaacaaCCAGAAAACCGCCGCATAACCGCCACTTCTCCGCCGTGTCCTCCGCGGAATCGTGGCTGGCCGTACAAGGAAACCCTCTAATCAAGTGGCCCCACAACCCCAACTTGGCCCCATCCCCATCAGCAGACCAGCAAAACTCCTCTCCAACTTCAAACTCAAACCCTAATTACcatcaaaatgatttctttaCCCTCTGCAACATCCTCAAAGACCCCAAAATCCAGCTCGGTCCATCCCTCCGAACCGCTTTGGACCGGACCGGAATTGAACCGGAACTGGGTCTTATACAGTCAGTATTTGACCATTTTGATTCATCACCAAAGTTGCTGCACAGCGTATTTCTGTGGGCAGAGAAGAAACCTGGGTTTCAATCCTCTGCGGCGTTGTTTAATTCAATGGTGAATTTTCTTGGTAAAGCAAGAGAATTTGGTTCTGCTTGGTGTTTATTGCTTGATAGGATTGGTGGAAATGAAGGAGGGGATTTGGTTTCTAGTGACACTTTTGCCATTTTGATCAGAAGGTATACTAGAGCAG GAATGTCTGAAGCTGCAATTAGAACATTTGAATACGCGAGCAGTTTAGATTTGATTCATAATTCTGAAGCTGGAACGAGcttgtttgaaattttgttggattcacTTTGTAAGGAGGGGCATGTTAGGGTGGCTACAGACTATTTTGATAGGAAAGTGGAGAAGGACCCATGCTGGGTTCCATCAGTTCGGATATATAATATACTGTTAAATGGATGGTTTAGATCAAGAAAGCTCAAGCATGCAGAGAGGCTTTGGctggaaatgaagaagaagaatgtaAAACCGAGTGTTGTAACATATGGTACACTGGTAGAAGGGTACAGTCGTATGCGTCGTGTTGAGAGGGCTATTGAATTGgttgatgaaatgaaaagagaaGGGATTAAATCAAATGCCATTGTATATAATCCCATTATTGATGCATTAGCAGAAGCTGGTAGGTTTAAGGAGGTCTTGGGGATGATGGAGCACTTTTTTCTGTGTGAGGAAGGCCCCACTATCTCCACCTACAATTCTTTGGTAAAGGGTTACTGTAAGGCTGGAGACCTTGTTGGGGCTAGCAAGATCCTTAAGATGATGATTAGCAGGGAAGTCTTCCCAACCCCTACAacttataattatttctttcgGCATTTTTCAAAGTGTAGGAAAATTGAAGAGGGGATGAACCTATATACCAAGATGATTGAATCTGGGTACACCCCTGATCGACTCACTTACCATCTTTTGTTGAAGATGTTGTGTGAGGAGGAGAGATTGGACTTGGCTGTTCAGATTAGCAAGGAAATGAGAGCTAGGGGATGTGATATGGACTTAGCCACTAGCACCATGTTTACTCATTTGCTTTGTAAAATGCAGAGATTTGAAGaggcatttgcagaatttgaggACATGTTACGGAGAGGTATAGTTCCTCAATACCTTACTTTCCATAGATTGAATGATGAGTTCAGGAAACAGGGACTGACTGAGCTGGCACGGAGACTGTGTAAGCTGATGTCTTCTGTTTCACATTCAAAAAACTTGCCAAATACATATAATGTTGATAGAGATGCGTCACGACATGCAAGGAGAAAATCTATATTGCAGAAGGCAGGAGTAATGTCTGAAATACTAAAGACTTGTAATGATCCTAGAGAACTTGTTAAGCACAGAAGTTCATCTCAGAATCCCGAATCAAGTGCAAATCAGTTGATAGAGGatataaaaaagagagcaaaGACATGA
- the LOC7471563 gene encoding protein TIFY 8 isoform X3 produces the protein MAVVLTMAQQSKNNNANSSHNNSVYVNNSTATSQQQQKQDLKAMFHDFLGMKGTTDSPVVLAPKNKDGSPSASASLGASSGGGRGPLSSTSDLASERQAGNHLEGIPFYGPRSDISGPEISNRLAGSKRSNSDSAFTGSRDGIPQMAHDSIESLHLMKMLKNGGGRERPRRSNDDEVFYGMQPMRPSSASLILQPSAGSRLDANVSKQDRSIPMGIGAYPPRGGQFVPFTHQVPTNRFRDTNAGPSIVSQSAADEGSRTGIKGPGILSSINAGSGISEKNSSRGLPSGGKPKTGIHISEPESSNPSSRQGLTSASRQMTIFYGGQAHVFDDVHPNKASETHSQSCKK, from the exons ATGGCAGTAGTATTGACAATGGCACAACAAAGCAAGAACAACAATGCCAACAGTAGCCATAATAATAGTGTTTATGTAAACAACAGTACTGCAACAAGCCAACAGCAACAAAAACAAGATTTGAAGGCAATGTTTCATGATTTCTTGGGCATGAAAGGAACTACAGATTCACCAGTTGTTTTAGctccaaaaaataaagatgggtctccttctgcttctgcttcacTTGGAGCTTCTTCTGGTGGTGGCCGTGGACCTCTCTCTTCTACCTCTGATCTAGCTTCTG AAAGGCAGGCTGGAAATCATCTTGAGGGGATTCCATTTTATGGTCCAAGGAGTGATATTTCTGGTCCTGAGATAAGCAACAGATTAGCAGGAAGTAAGCGGAGCAATTCAGATTCTGCCTTTACAGGATCAAGGGATGGGATTCCACAAATGGCTCATGATTCCATCGAGAGCCTGCATTTGATGAAG ATGCTAAAAAATGGAGGTGGCAGAGAACGGCCTAGAAGGTCCAACGATGACGAGGTTTTCTATGGTATGCAGCCAATGAGGCCGAGTTCTGCATCTCTCATACTGCAACCTTCTGCTGGCAGTAGACTTGATGCCAACGTTTCCAAACAAGATCGATCCATTCCCATGGGGATAGGTGCATATCCTCCGCGTGGCGGTCAATTTGTTCCTTTTACGCATCAAGTTCCCACAAACAGATTCAGAGACACAAATGCTGGTCCTTCAATTGTCTCACAATCTGCTGCCGATGAAGGATCCAGAACTGGAATCAAAGGCCCTGGAATTCTGAGTTCTATAAATGCTGGCAGCGGTATCTCTGAGAAAAATTCATCCAGAGGGCTGCCTAGTGGTGGCAAACCCAAGACTGGGATTCATATTTCAGAGCCAGAATCTTCAAATCCTTCAAG TCGGCAGGGTTTAACATCTGCCAGCCGCCAGATGACTATATTTTATGGTGGTCAAGCTCATGTTTTTGATGATGTTCACCCAAACAAG GCCTCGGAGACTCATAGTCAAAGCTGCAAAAAGTAA